From Mytilus galloprovincialis chromosome 9, xbMytGall1.hap1.1, whole genome shotgun sequence, the proteins below share one genomic window:
- the LOC143045205 gene encoding ras-related protein Rap-2a-like — protein MVEVDQRNRVVFLGAGGVGKSSVLQRFLFGTFSEKYKETIEDLFPNEYDINSVNFKVDFLDTAGNIAFPAMRRLNIVNAHGFVLVYSITNEQTFEEVKQLWEQIKEVRENYQEIPCVIVGNHLDEENNRQIERFDALNWAYNEDLGGGFIEVSAKNDVGISDVFRLLLQQVKKPRVKHPDRFLLRRISVQSLECPEQGKTDQEEFSAAEKSKFSRCSRSLIRRSSKPKMKRSTKQNDDCSIS, from the coding sequence ATGGTAGAGGTCGATCAACGGAACAGGGTAGTTTTTCTAGGCGCTGGTGGAGTTGGAAAAAGTTCAGTGTTACAGAGATTTTTGTTTGGAACTTTCAGCgaaaaatacaaagaaacaaTTGAAGATTTGTTTCCTAACGAATATGATATCAATAGTGTTAATTTCAAAGTTGATTTCTTGGATACTGCCGGCAATATTGCTTTCCCAGCAATGCGGCGCCTCAACATTGTAAATGCTCACGGCTTCGTTCTAGTTTATTCGATCACAAATGAACAAACATTTGAAGAAGTCAAACAATTATGGGAGCAAATTAAGGAAGTGCGAGAAAATTATCAGGAAATTCCGTGTGTAATTGTTGGAAATCATTTAGATGAGGAAAATAATAGACAAATTGAAAGATTTGATGCTCTTAACTGGGCATATAACGAGGACTTAGGCGGAGGGTTTATTGAAGTATCTGCTAAAAATGATGTAGGAATTTCTGACGTTTTCCGTCTGTTATTGCAACAAGTTAAAAAGCCACGTGTTAAGCACCCCGATCGCTTTTTGCTTCGAAGGATCAGTGTGCAGTCACTAGAATGTCCGGAGCAGGGTAAAACTGACCAAGAAGAGTTCAGTGCAGCGGAAAAATCGAAGTTTTCACGATGTAGTCGAAGTTTAATTCGAAGATCGAGTAAACCTAAAATGAAACGTTCGACGAAACAAAACGATGATTGTTCTATTTCTTAG